In the genome of Arvicola amphibius chromosome 2, mArvAmp1.2, whole genome shotgun sequence, the window tcattttataaaataattttcctgtCCCTTGAAATGGATATAAGTAAAGGCAGATTATATACGACTTTTACCTCTCCgttgtttattttctatcatatattatatttttctccacaAGTAAATTAGCTCGAATCTAGCAAAAGAAACAATCCTCCCAATAGACCTATGAGTTGGTTGAATTTTTTTTGTCAGCTTAACACAACTTAGAGTTATCCAGGAAACAGAccatcaattgagaaaacacctcttTCAGATTGCCTGTAGGCCATTCTGCCTTCTATTCTTTTGATTCTTGATTAATATGGAAGGGGCCAGTCCACTAAGGATAGTGCCACTCCTGGGAAGATGGTCCTgagctttatatttaaaaaaaaaaaaggctgtgtaGAATATGCCtttacactgtgtaaatatatgttgctaagattgatttaataaagaagctaactggtcaatagctgggcaggataaggttaggcagaaGAGCCAAACTGAGATTGCTGGGATGAAAAGGGGCAGAATCAGGAGTCTCAAGCAAACGCAGAGGGAAGCAAGACGgacatgctgtactgagaaaaggtaccaagccacgtagcAAAGTGtagattaaaaatatgggttaactgAAAATGTAAGAGTTGGctagcaataagcctgagctattggcaaagtatgtataattaatattgaatccCTGTGTCAGCTATTTGGGAACTGGATGGTGGGaaagaaacttctgcctacaaggCTGAACAAGTCATAGAGAGCAGGACAGTAAGCTGCActcttctgtggcctctgcttcatttcctgcctcctgatttctgtcttgagttcctgccttggtttccctcagtTGAGTGTGACTAAGGatatgtaagctaaataaactcttttttccccaagttgcttttaatcATGGTCTTTATGGTAGCGATAGAATAGTAAACTAAGACAATCTAGAATATAGTTTCTTACTAGTTTTCTCTTCTAGTTTATGAAATCCTTGACAGTAGCAGTTGCTCATTTAGTAAAGGAGGAAATTATTTCACTTTAATagcttttagccgggcggtggtggcgcacgcctttaatcccagcactcgggtggcaaaggcaggcggatctctgagttcgaggcaagcctggtctacaagagctagttccaggacaggctctagaaactacagggaaaccctttctcgaaaaaaccaaaaaaaatttttattccccccccccccatagatgGTAAGCTAATAATGACTTTGGGTGCATTACCTCCAGCTTTTTGTGAgaagttggttttgttgttgaagTTTTATTACATCACATAATTATATAGTTTTAGATTAGGGACAACCACTAAGGCTCACTTCATGTAAAAAGAATTGAAGTGACCAAGCAATATTCCAATATCTACCTTTAAGGTCCTTGTGAACTTGCATGTATCATTCTGTGATCAGCTTTGGCAACTGAGAAactaaaaacacacacatttctggAAAGTTGAGGACTCCACAGAATTCATCCTGAAAATATAGTATGAAAGTTGAGCAGACACTAATAATTAATTCATTCTTTCAAGTAAATGTCTAAAGCTGGAAATGTTCATATTGTATGAATGATACTTGGAGACATTTTACACAGAACTTTGCAAGGCTGAGCAAACATGTGACTTATCTGAGCTTTGTCTATCATATTTCATGTTCAAGGACCAACCAaacacacattttctcttttgtttgtgcATTTAGCCATGCTGTACACTGAGTTAGACACAAGACAGTTGGGTGATAAGAAGGAGTCCCACAAGGAACCCATTTGTCTCACTGACaaccagaaaaagacaaaaggatAATATTCATCACTAACAAGACTTGCTGCGCTAGTGGGATTTGAAGGGGGTGGATTCTGCTccgttgttgttttgctttattttgtctttaaaattgaAGCTTTTGATTCTGTGAAACACTGTTTTAAACAGGTCTGGGTAAGTCTAAAATAGTATGtgattaaacaaaatataatcaCAATAACCTAGACGCTTTGTGAGTTTCCATTGCCCTGTGATCAGTGGTGCAGAGATCTGCAGAGAGCAGAGTACTAGGCGGACGCTGACCTGCGGAGGAGGAAAGCTGTTACCAGAGGAACTTTACATCCCTCTATACacggagggagaaaaggaagaaatgtctCCTCTTATCTGCTTAAGATCTGTTGCTCATAGAATTTTACTTTGTCTTCTATAAATTTCACTATGAACCTATGTACTTCAACTATATTGCATGCAGCACAACTAAACACACTGgggaaaaaataaactaaaactaaataCCCCATATTGGAAAATCAAAGTGCTTGCTTTTAAAGATAGACACCCCACCCAAGGGGCCACAGTTTAGGGTCCCCCAGAGCTACTCATCCCACGCTATCAGGCACCTGATCTTCTAGAGCAACAGATGCactgaggggaaggagaaagcgaaggaaagaggagacaggatTAGAGCGCCGGGATCCACGTAGAGCAGGAGCTTGGCACACAGTGATCCCTTCCTCACCCCTGGCCAACGCAGGTGAGCGTTTGCAGGGCACTGCATCTTCGCAACAGCGGGTTAAAGATCAGGGCTTTTAATGCTTGCCTTCTCCCTTTCTGATGTTATTCTAAGAACACCTTTCCCGATGTGATCGCTGACTTGGAGGACGTCCAGCTCCTGCCCAGAAAGTACCAACGAAATGGGAAACTGTGCAGTTGGTAATACttatcacaagaaaaaaaatcaagcaagtaAATTGCTGTGCCCTTGCAAATGTGCCTGGCTATTTCCAAAAGATCAAACTTTCTTAAAGATGCAGCTTGAGTGGCAAGAGCTCTGGGGCCGACCCGTGGTCCAGCAGTATCCCTACTCCAAGGACCTTCGCGGGCTGCTTGGGTCTTTCGAAGTGCAAGGCGCTCCCAACGTCTTCCTCAGACCCTGAAACCTGCCGGTGTCAGGCAGAGCCCTCCTTGGAAAAGTCCAGACTCTAGATGACACTCAATGTCGAGGCAATCAAGCAGCTCCTTTTAAATAGCCCAAGATCTACATTTAGACAGAAACACATCCCAGTTCCCGGTAAAGGCATTTCTGCTCATCCTGTCACTTGTGACAGGAACGGAGGGAAACAGACTGcgggagagggagacaggagaggcagaggaaggacgagaggagagggggagaccAGACGCGGGTGGAGACGTGAGGGAGGGGCGGAGACTGAAGACTGGGCCCGGAGGGGACgggggaggggatgagagagCGAGAGGCGGAGGGGCCTGACGAATATCCGCGCCCGGAGCAGCGCTCCGTGGTTCTAATTAAAGCGGCGCTCGGAACCCGGGGGACCCGCCTGACGTCGGCGGTCGCGGGGATAAGAAGCGCCCGAGGACAGCGGGACTCGGAGCAGCAGGGTCGGCGCTGTCCCCGTAGGAGCCGCCGTGCGTCCTGTGTCTCTGCGCTGGACAAGTGGAGCTGGAGCTCCTGAAGTAGTGTCGGAACTGGGGGGACCGAGGAGCGCGGCAGGCGTGGAATCTACGGGGTGGGCTCGGGTGCCCGAGGGCAACGTGGAACCCACTGTGTCGGCACAGGTGCCCGAAGGCAGTGCGGCACCCTTAGCTGGCAGGTGCCCTTGCCTCTCCAGTCCAGGGTGGCCCTCCTGCTCGGCAGCTCCAGACCCGAGCCCGGGCTGCACCTGTGGCCTCCGATCTTGGAGAAGTGTCCAAGCCCCCGCGCGCGGTTCCCGCGGTGAAAGAAAGTTGTGCGGCGGCGCGGTCTCCGCGCGGACTCCGCGTGCGGGAAACTTGGACTCCGGCTGGTGGAGCGGCGGGTCCCAAGACCCGCGACGCAGGCCACCGGGGCCATGCGCGTTTCAGGGCGCCCGCTGCTCCTTGTGCTGTTGCTGCTGAGCACGGTGGGGGACCGCGGACGCGCGCAGCCCCGGGGGCCTGCAGACCGGCAGACACTGCTGAGGTTGCTAGTTGAGCTGGTCCAGGAGCTGAAGAAATTCCACACTGGAGACAACAAGCGGCTGCAGCTCCTTGGCGAGACCGACTTTACCCTGGGCCGCAGGGAGGCCACGGATTATGGGGCAGACCCAGAGGAGCAGAGAGTGGGTGAGTGTTCCTCAGTGTAGACATGAAGGACGCAGAGTGGGTGAGAGCTCAGCAGTGTAGACCATAATACGAAATAGAGTAAGGGAGGCTTCTGGCATCGTAGATTTGAAAGACAGACAGTGGTGAGTGTCTGGCAGTGTAGATCTATGAGGATAGATAGAGTGTGGAAAAGGGAGCCCTagccctgtgagtctgaggaccaGGTTAGACCACAAGGGACAGAAAGTTAGTGAGATTGAGGTGTGACATATGGATCAGTGGGGTGGGGAATGGATGAGGATACAGGCAGTGTAGACtacaagaaacagaaagtgagTATCTTAGCAGTATAGACCAGAGAGGGCAGAGTGGGTGAGTGCTGAGTGCTTTGGTAGAGAGTGATTGAACAAGGTGGAGCACGGGGACTTGAAGGGATGAGGTCCTGGCAACGCAGACCTGATAGACAAGAGACTGAGCCAAAGAGAGTCTTGGCAAGATGGACCCGAGAAACCAAGGATGCCTGAGAGTCCAGCAGTGTAGacctgaaggaaaaagaaagagggaggtcGTGTCAGTGTGGGTCCTGGACAGTGTGAACTGAAGGAGCAAAGAGTGGGTCTTGGGAGTGTGGACGAAGAGCTACCTTCCATATCCGAAAGGCACATTGTATTAGTATTACcttaagcaaaattattttttagaaacacagtttttaaagatgaatcaatttaaaatttttttaactgagggacttttttgtgtttgttttgttttgattgtttctcaagaaaaaaagaaactggcagAAACAGGAGAGTGTGTGTGAGC includes:
- the Alkal2 gene encoding ALK and LTK ligand 2 isoform X2, whose protein sequence is MRVSGRPLLLVLLLLSTVGDRGRAQPRGPADRQTLLRLLVELVQELKKFHTGDNKRLQLLGETDFTLGRREATDYGADPEEQRVGPLYFSPKCSKHFHRLYHNTRDCTIPAYYKRCARLLTRLAVSPMCMER
- the Alkal2 gene encoding ALK and LTK ligand 2 isoform X1, translating into MRVSGRPLLLVLLLLSTVGDRGRAQPRGPADRQTLLRLLVELVQELKKFHTGDNKRLQLLGETDFTLGRREATDYGADPEEQRVEIVPRDLRMKDKFLKHLTGPLYFSPKCSKHFHRLYHNTRDCTIPAYYKRCARLLTRLAVSPMCMER